A stretch of the Streptomyces sp. NBC_00078 genome encodes the following:
- a CDS encoding ABC transporter permease: MPETVLADTAAKAVEPKPRRTALFGGRIPLARLRDLALVPAIVVIAVVGQIVNPVFLQADNLMNVLQTMSEIALLVLAQTMILIVKKMDLSLESTMGLAPGVAAWLTIGSAGHGLGLLPGAWAIPITLAVGVLIGVINSLLIIRFGLNGFIVTLGMLIVLRGVLTGISGGQTFFQLPASMLYLGTTQWFGMPASIWVCLALFAIAIVVLGWTSFGRSLYAIGGNVDAAKAAGIRTDRVLWIVLVAGSVLAALAGLLLSGRLASVASAQGNGYIFTVFAAAVIGGISLNGGKGTMFGAFCGILLLFMIQNVLTLAGVPAQWIGALNGLIILVALAISRITGGKVQE; encoded by the coding sequence ATGCCTGAAACCGTCCTCGCGGACACCGCCGCCAAGGCCGTGGAGCCCAAGCCCCGGCGCACGGCGCTGTTCGGCGGCCGGATACCGCTGGCGCGGCTGCGCGACCTCGCACTCGTGCCCGCGATCGTGGTCATCGCGGTTGTCGGCCAGATCGTCAACCCGGTCTTCCTGCAGGCCGACAACCTCATGAACGTCCTGCAGACGATGTCCGAGATCGCGCTGCTCGTCCTCGCCCAGACGATGATTTTGATCGTCAAGAAGATGGACCTCTCCCTGGAGTCGACCATGGGCCTCGCGCCCGGCGTCGCGGCCTGGCTGACCATCGGCAGTGCGGGACACGGACTCGGGCTCCTCCCCGGCGCCTGGGCGATCCCGATCACCCTCGCCGTGGGCGTGCTGATCGGCGTGATCAACTCCCTGCTGATCATCCGCTTCGGCCTCAACGGCTTCATCGTCACGCTCGGCATGCTGATCGTCCTGCGCGGTGTCCTGACGGGCATCTCCGGCGGCCAGACCTTCTTCCAACTGCCGGCGTCCATGCTCTACCTGGGCACGACACAGTGGTTCGGGATGCCCGCCTCCATCTGGGTCTGCCTGGCACTGTTCGCCATCGCCATCGTGGTGCTCGGCTGGACCAGCTTCGGCCGCTCGCTGTACGCCATCGGCGGCAACGTCGACGCCGCGAAGGCGGCCGGTATCCGCACGGACCGGGTGTTGTGGATCGTCCTGGTCGCCGGCAGTGTGCTCGCGGCCCTCGCCGGACTGCTGCTGTCCGGGCGGCTGGCCTCGGTGGCCTCGGCCCAGGGCAACGGCTACATCTTCACCGTCTTCGCCGCCGCCGTCATCGGCGGGATCAGCCTCAACGGCGGCAAGGGCACCATGTTCGGCGCGTTCTGCGGCATCCTCCTGCTCTTCATGATCCAGAACGTGCTCACCCTCGCGGGCGTCCCCGCGCAGTGGATCGGCGCCCTCAACGGCCTGATCATCCTGGTCGCCCTCGCCATCTCCCGCATCACCGGCGGCAAGGTCCAGGAGTGA